From Argonema galeatum A003/A1, one genomic window encodes:
- a CDS encoding ribulose bisphosphate carboxylase small subunit, with protein MKTLPKERRYETLSYLPPLTDVQINKQIQYILDQGYIPAVEFSETSEPEMHYWTLWKLPLFNVTTPQEVMNEVKSCRSEYSNGYIRVVGFDNVKQCQVLSFIVSKPNTRGY; from the coding sequence ATGAAAACTTTACCCAAAGAGCGTCGTTACGAAACCCTTTCCTACCTGCCTCCTCTCACCGATGTACAAATTAACAAGCAGATTCAGTACATTCTAGACCAAGGCTATATCCCAGCCGTGGAATTCAGCGAAACTTCTGAACCTGAAATGCACTACTGGACTCTGTGGAAGTTGCCTTTGTTCAATGTTACCACTCCTCAAGAAGTTATGAATGAGGTGAAATCTTGTCGTTCGGAATACTCCAACGGCTATATCCGGGTGGTAGGTTTTGATAACGTGAAGCAGTGCCAAGTTCTCAGCTTCATCGTTTCCAAGCCAAACACCAGAGGCTACTAG
- the rcbX gene encoding RuBisCO chaperone RbcX, with the protein MDLKQIAKDTCKTLISYLTYKAVRIVLDQLSETNPPLAYWLNNFSSKSKLQDGEAYIEELLREKQDLAFRIMTVRQHLAEEVTDFLPEMVRTGIQEGNMKHRRQHLERITQLTVSDPGPLPEEQTDSPAESG; encoded by the coding sequence ATGGATCTCAAACAAATTGCCAAAGACACTTGCAAGACGCTGATTAGTTACTTGACCTATAAAGCCGTGCGGATTGTCCTGGATCAGTTGAGCGAAACTAATCCTCCTCTGGCTTACTGGCTGAATAACTTTTCCTCAAAAAGCAAACTCCAAGATGGAGAAGCTTATATTGAGGAATTACTCCGGGAAAAACAAGATTTGGCGTTTCGGATTATGACTGTGCGCCAGCATCTGGCGGAGGAAGTGACAGACTTTTTGCCTGAGATGGTTCGCACTGGCATTCAGGAGGGCAATATGAAACATCGGCGTCAGCATTTGGAACGGATTACCCAACTAACCGTGTCTGACCCCGGCCCACTTCCAGAAGAGCAAACAGATTCACCAGCCGAATCTGGATAA
- a CDS encoding form I ribulose bisphosphate carboxylase large subunit, producing MSYAQTKTQTKTGYQAGVKDYRLTYYTPDYTPKDTDILAAFRVTPQPGVPPEEAGAAVAAESSTGTWTTVWTDLLTDLDRYKGRCYDIEPVPGEDNQYICFIAYPLDLFEEGSVTNMLTSIVGNVFGFKALRALRLEDLRVPVAYLKTFQGPPHGIQVERDKLNKYGRPLLGCTIKPKLGLSAKNYGRAVYECLRGGLDFTKDDENINSQPFQRWRDRFLFVAEAIHKAQAETGEIKGHYLNVTAPTCEQMMQRAEFAKELKMPIIMHDYLTAGFTANTTLSKWCRDNGILLHIHRAMHAVIDRQKNHGIHFRVLAKTLRMSGGDHLHSGTVVGKLEGERGITMGFVDLMREDHIEQDRSRGIFFTQDWASMPGVMPVASGGIHVWHMPALVDIFGDDSCLQFGGGTLGHPWGNAPGATANRVALEACVQARNEGRNLMREGGDVIREACKWSPELAVACELWKEIKFEFEAMDTV from the coding sequence ATGTCTTACGCCCAAACCAAGACTCAGACAAAAACTGGGTATCAAGCCGGAGTAAAAGATTACAGGCTGACTTATTACACCCCAGATTACACGCCGAAAGATACAGATATTCTGGCTGCTTTCCGCGTCACGCCTCAGCCGGGAGTTCCTCCAGAAGAAGCAGGTGCTGCTGTGGCGGCTGAGTCTTCTACTGGTACTTGGACAACAGTTTGGACTGACTTGCTGACCGACCTCGACCGTTACAAAGGTCGTTGCTACGATATCGAACCCGTTCCGGGCGAAGACAACCAGTACATCTGCTTCATTGCTTATCCATTGGATTTGTTTGAAGAAGGTTCTGTCACGAATATGCTTACCTCGATCGTAGGTAACGTATTTGGTTTCAAAGCTTTGCGTGCGCTGCGTCTAGAAGACCTGCGGGTTCCCGTTGCTTACCTGAAGACATTCCAAGGCCCACCCCACGGGATTCAAGTTGAGCGCGACAAACTCAACAAGTACGGTCGTCCTTTGCTGGGTTGTACGATTAAGCCCAAACTAGGTCTGTCGGCTAAGAACTACGGTCGTGCAGTTTACGAATGTCTGCGCGGCGGTCTGGACTTCACCAAAGACGACGAGAATATCAACTCTCAGCCATTCCAACGCTGGCGCGATCGCTTCCTGTTTGTAGCAGAAGCCATCCACAAAGCGCAAGCAGAAACTGGTGAAATCAAAGGTCACTACCTGAACGTCACCGCCCCCACCTGCGAACAAATGATGCAGCGGGCTGAGTTCGCCAAAGAACTCAAAATGCCCATCATCATGCACGACTACCTTACCGCTGGCTTCACCGCCAACACCACCCTCTCTAAGTGGTGCCGCGACAACGGTATTCTGCTCCACATCCACCGCGCTATGCACGCCGTGATCGATCGTCAAAAGAATCACGGTATCCACTTCCGCGTATTGGCTAAGACCCTGCGGATGTCTGGTGGCGACCACCTCCACTCCGGCACCGTCGTCGGTAAACTGGAAGGCGAACGCGGCATCACGATGGGCTTCGTTGACTTGATGCGCGAAGACCACATCGAACAAGATCGCTCACGGGGTATCTTCTTCACCCAAGATTGGGCTTCCATGCCTGGAGTAATGCCGGTTGCTTCCGGTGGTATCCACGTATGGCATATGCCAGCGTTGGTTGACATCTTCGGCGATGATTCCTGCCTGCAATTCGGCGGCGGCACTCTGGGCCACCCCTGGGGTAACGCTCCTGGCGCAACTGCTAACCGCGTGGCTTTGGAAGCCTGCGTCCAAGCTCGTAACGAAGGTCGCAACCTCATGCGCGAAGGTGGCGATGTCATCCGCGAAGCTTGCAAGTGGAGCCCTGAGTTGGCTGTTGCTTGCGAACTGTGGAAAGAAATCAAGTTCGAGTTCGAGGCAATGGATACCGTCTGA
- a CDS encoding ligand-binding sensor domain-containing protein — protein sequence MPLLSGHNSICLNATLLGLLAILAGTDTRTVLAQSAVRDTSIYPPQAPPPGVDLQRIQRQQEQAEYRVGALLRDIAGNLWVGSSQGLARIDPNTGRILARVNLPDVNIGALAEDKVGRIWVGTYEGLQRVDPRTNEITAQNFFMPSNRVLSLLIDKRGYLWVGGDRGLSLISPDKGLLMTTLRNLPGVSANALSLDPEGQLWVGTLDGLVRIDTTSAYPISRVTDLPGTTVQALALDPKGTLWVGTPSSLIELDPLTGKVVRTVTELAERNITTLRVDELGSLWVGTDGAVFRYNPYTGTLAGQVSGLPLARVFSLSPDTGNKLWVGTREGLAWVNLNTGAARAHRAFTRVSPQY from the coding sequence ATGCCATTGTTGAGCGGACATAACAGTATTTGCCTGAATGCCACCCTACTGGGCCTCTTGGCAATCCTTGCAGGAACCGACACCCGTACTGTCCTAGCCCAATCGGCGGTAAGAGATACTTCCATCTACCCGCCTCAAGCGCCACCGCCCGGAGTGGACTTGCAGAGGATACAGCGCCAACAAGAGCAAGCAGAGTATCGCGTCGGTGCGTTGCTACGCGACATTGCCGGAAACCTCTGGGTGGGTTCTTCCCAGGGTTTAGCGCGAATCGATCCCAACACTGGTAGAATTTTGGCGCGGGTCAACTTACCTGATGTCAACATCGGTGCTTTAGCCGAAGACAAGGTGGGAAGAATTTGGGTGGGAACTTACGAGGGATTGCAGCGAGTAGATCCCCGCACCAACGAAATTACGGCACAGAATTTCTTTATGCCCTCCAACCGAGTTTTGTCGCTTTTGATTGACAAACGGGGCTATTTGTGGGTGGGTGGCGATCGCGGTCTATCCCTAATCAGTCCCGATAAAGGATTATTGATGACGACGCTGCGAAATTTGCCAGGGGTCAGCGCCAACGCCCTCAGTCTCGATCCTGAAGGTCAACTTTGGGTGGGCACCCTCGACGGTTTGGTACGAATTGATACGACAAGTGCCTATCCAATTAGTCGCGTTACCGATTTACCAGGCACTACTGTACAAGCTTTAGCCCTCGATCCCAAAGGTACTCTGTGGGTGGGAACACCCAGCAGTCTGATCGAACTTGACCCGCTAACGGGTAAAGTGGTGCGAACTGTTACCGAACTGGCTGAACGCAATATCACCACATTGCGCGTTGACGAACTCGGTAGCCTCTGGGTGGGAACAGATGGAGCTGTGTTTCGCTACAACCCGTATACTGGTACTCTAGCCGGACAAGTTTCTGGTTTACCCCTAGCAAGAGTGTTTTCCCTTTCTCCCGATACCGGCAATAAGTTATGGGTGGGGACTCGCGAAGGACTGGCTTGGGTAAACTTGAATACTGGTGCTGCTA